The Bacteroidota bacterium genome contains a region encoding:
- a CDS encoding carbonic anhydrase, producing MKIEDVFKNNKKWIEEKLAIDKDYFNNLAKGQTPEFLYIGCSDSRVTAEDLMGVQPGEVFIHRNVANLVNNVDLNVMSVINYAVRHLKVNHIVICGHYNCGGVKAAMQPKDLGILNPWLRNIRDVYRLHKNELNSIADETQRYNRLIELNVQEQCVNLIKTAAVQQAHKERGLMVHGWVFDVRTGELIDLKIDFPSILKNIMEIYLLE from the coding sequence ATGAAAATTGAAGATGTTTTTAAAAACAATAAAAAGTGGATTGAAGAAAAGTTAGCGATTGATAAGGACTATTTTAACAATTTAGCCAAAGGGCAAACACCTGAATTTTTGTATATTGGATGCTCCGACAGCAGAGTTACCGCCGAAGATTTGATGGGGGTGCAACCCGGTGAAGTTTTTATTCACCGCAACGTTGCCAATTTGGTAAACAATGTTGATTTGAATGTGATGTCGGTAATTAATTATGCGGTGCGGCATTTAAAAGTAAACCATATAGTTATTTGCGGACATTACAATTGTGGTGGCGTGAAGGCAGCCATGCAACCTAAAGACTTAGGAATTCTAAATCCTTGGTTGCGTAATATCAGAGATGTGTATCGATTGCATAAAAACGAGCTCAATTCAATTGCCGATGAAACCCAGCGTTATAATAGACTTATAGAACTTAATGTGCAGGAGCAATGTGTGAATTTAATTAAAACTGCAGCAGTACAACAAGCTCATAAAGAGCGAGGTTTAATGGTGCATGGATGGGTATTTGACGTGCGGACCGGCGAATTAATTGATCTTAAAATTGATTTTCCTTCTATTCTAAAAAACATAATGGAAATTTATCTTTTAGAGTAG
- a CDS encoding multidrug transporter, with amino-acid sequence MHAGKNFSVIEVAFWTRRDIFFLLLVSGIPTTCYVLLDWKWLALPWLPIALLGTAVAFIVGFKNNASYDRMWEARKAWGAIVNGSRSWGIMIHDYITNDKALKKLSTEELHELKLQLINRHFAWLTALRFQLREPRAWEAIYKKHNAEYKEKWFKVEEHNGSKETELANYLSESELKYILSKSNHAAQLIALQSQQLKQLMEDGYIEDFRHMELEKILVEFLNQQGASERIKNFPYPRQYATLNLYFINIFVALVPLGMLQEFNKLGGNMVWLSIPFSALSTWVFTTMEKIGESTESPFEGSANDVPITAISTGIEIDLKEMFNEKNIPFPKKPQNNILV; translated from the coding sequence ATGCACGCTGGAAAAAATTTTTCTGTTATTGAAGTTGCCTTTTGGACAAGAAGAGACATCTTTTTTCTTCTACTTGTATCCGGTATTCCTACCACCTGTTATGTGCTACTCGATTGGAAATGGCTCGCATTGCCTTGGTTACCAATCGCTTTGCTTGGAACTGCAGTAGCATTCATTGTTGGTTTTAAAAATAATGCTTCCTATGATCGCATGTGGGAAGCCCGCAAAGCTTGGGGTGCAATAGTAAATGGCAGCAGAAGCTGGGGGATAATGATCCACGATTATATAACAAATGATAAAGCATTAAAAAAACTAAGCACTGAGGAGTTGCATGAATTAAAACTGCAATTAATAAATCGTCATTTTGCATGGTTAACAGCACTGCGGTTTCAGTTGAGGGAACCGCGGGCATGGGAAGCCATTTACAAAAAGCACAATGCCGAATACAAAGAAAAATGGTTTAAAGTGGAAGAACATAACGGTTCAAAAGAAACGGAACTAGCAAACTATTTAAGCGAAAGCGAATTAAAATATATTCTATCAAAATCGAATCATGCCGCTCAACTTATTGCCTTACAATCGCAACAACTAAAGCAGTTGATGGAAGATGGGTATATAGAAGATTTCAGACACATGGAACTCGAAAAAATACTTGTCGAATTTTTGAATCAACAAGGCGCATCAGAACGGATTAAAAATTTCCCCTATCCCAGACAATACGCAACTTTAAATTTATATTTTATAAATATTTTTGTGGCGCTGGTTCCGCTTGGGATGCTGCAAGAGTTTAATAAATTGGGAGGAAACATGGTTTGGCTTTCTATACCCTTTAGTGCACTTTCTACCTGGGTATTTACTACCATGGAAAAAATTGGAGAATCTACCGAAAGTCCTTTCGAAGGCAGCGCCAATGATGTGCCCATTACCGCCATCAGCACAGGCATTGAAATTGATTTAAAAGAAATGTTTAATGAAAAAAACATCCCTTTTCCCAAGAAGCCGCAGAACAACATATTAGTTTAA
- the lnt gene encoding apolipoprotein N-acyltransferase, translated as MRGTTPRILLSLLSGILLTAAWPVAGFPFLIFIAFIPLLLIEQNMVQGQKENTGLKMFGLSYLTFFIWNILTTWWIYNASAGGAAMAILANALLMAIVFAAFHLVKKKTNSGYLSLICFWIAFEYLHLNWDLSWPWLTLGNVFSTQYKWVQWYEYTGALGGSIWVLLVNVSLLKIAEQVKSKGIRSAKKQISQALFLLLLPMLVSGLLYNFNAPMHKGKGTSVVIVQPNIDPYNEKFNGMSDSEQLAKLLRLASTKIDATTDYLIAPETALASNIWENQLDSAPPILMLKSFLNKYPNLKIVIGASTAKVYEKGELPSATARKFTQEDASYDSYNTALQLDSGKLIQHYHKSKLVPGVEKIPFPALFKPFEKLAIDLGGTSGSLGVQADRTVFYSITKAQSIAPVICYESIYGEFVGEYIKNGAQLIFIITNDGWWGDTPGYKQHLSYASLRAIETRREIARSANTGTSAIANARGDISMQTPYWKEAVFSANIFPSSYLTFYVRFGDYLGTIAAGLSLCIVLYYLYFKFNVKGKK; from the coding sequence GTGAGAGGCACCACCCCGAGAATTTTACTTTCCCTTTTATCGGGTATTTTATTAACAGCTGCCTGGCCTGTTGCAGGTTTTCCATTTCTAATTTTTATCGCGTTTATTCCGCTACTGCTTATTGAACAAAATATGGTTCAAGGGCAAAAGGAAAACACCGGATTAAAGATGTTCGGCTTAAGCTATCTTACATTTTTTATTTGGAACATCCTCACCACTTGGTGGATTTACAATGCATCGGCAGGTGGCGCAGCGATGGCTATTCTGGCCAATGCACTTTTAATGGCCATTGTTTTTGCCGCTTTTCATCTCGTTAAGAAAAAGACAAATAGCGGTTATTTATCTTTGATTTGTTTTTGGATAGCATTTGAATATCTACACCTCAATTGGGATTTAAGCTGGCCTTGGCTTACACTTGGCAATGTTTTTTCCACACAATACAAATGGGTGCAATGGTATGAATATACCGGCGCTCTTGGTGGAAGTATTTGGGTGCTTTTGGTAAATGTTTCACTGTTAAAAATAGCGGAGCAGGTTAAATCCAAGGGAATACGATCTGCTAAAAAGCAAATTTCACAAGCACTTTTTTTACTGCTCTTGCCGATGCTGGTATCCGGTTTACTTTATAATTTTAATGCTCCGATGCACAAAGGAAAGGGGACATCGGTAGTTATTGTTCAGCCCAACATTGATCCCTACAATGAGAAATTTAATGGAATGAGTGATAGCGAACAACTTGCAAAATTGCTTCGCCTCGCTTCAACTAAAATAGATGCTACTACCGATTACCTAATCGCTCCTGAAACAGCATTGGCAAGTAATATTTGGGAAAATCAATTGGATTCGGCACCTCCAATTTTGATGCTGAAATCCTTTCTTAATAAATATCCGAATTTAAAAATTGTGATAGGAGCAAGCACAGCGAAGGTTTATGAAAAAGGTGAACTGCCATCTGCAACCGCAAGAAAGTTTACCCAGGAAGATGCCTCTTACGATTCCTATAATACCGCATTGCAGCTCGATTCCGGTAAACTTATTCAGCACTATCACAAATCAAAATTAGTTCCGGGTGTGGAGAAAATTCCATTTCCGGCGCTTTTTAAACCTTTCGAAAAATTGGCCATCGATTTGGGGGGCACTTCAGGAAGCTTGGGCGTTCAAGCTGATCGAACGGTTTTTTACTCCATCACTAAAGCACAAAGCATTGCACCTGTTATTTGTTATGAAAGTATTTACGGTGAATTTGTTGGGGAGTATATTAAAAATGGAGCACAGTTAATTTTTATCATCACCAACGATGGCTGGTGGGGCGATACTCCGGGATATAAACAGCATTTAAGTTATGCAAGCTTAAGAGCCATTGAAACACGTCGAGAAATAGCGCGCTCTGCAAATACCGGCACATCCGCCATTGCGAATGCACGCGGCGATATTTCAATGCAAACACCTTATTGGAAGGAAGCTGTATTTAGTGCCAATATATTTCCATCCAGCTACCTTACTTTTTATGTTCGTTTTGGAGATTATTTGGGAACTATTGCAGCTGGTTTGTCGCTCTGCATAGTGTTATACTATCTCTATTTTAAGTTTAATGTTAAGGGCAAAAAATGA